The DNA sequence GGGACAGCCATCCTGTTGTTTCTGCTGCTGGCAGGAGCCCAGACCTGGGCCAACGATTATCACATCCGGATCTTGAACAACATTGCCATCTTTATTACCATGGCAGTGAGTTATAATCTGATCAACGGCGTCTGCGGCCAACTCCATCTGGGACCCAATGCCTTTGTCACTCTGGGGGCCTACACCGCCGCCCTACTGACCCTCAGTCCGGCGGAAAAACAGCTCTCTTTTCTGCTCAGCCCCCTCATCTGGCCGCTCAATCAGTTTTCCACCTCTTTTCCTGTCGCCCTGATGGCCGGGGGACTGGTGGCGGTGGTCTTCGCCTTCCTGACCGGCTTTCCGGTGCTGCGGGTACGCGGTGATTATCTGGCTATCGTTACCCTGGGCTTTGGCGAAGTAGTGCGCGTTCTGGCCAATAACCTGCAGTCGGTCACCAATGGCCCCTTGGGACTCAAGGGTCTGCCGCCATTCACCAATCTGTGGTGGACCTGGGGAACGGCAGTCATGGCGCTGGTGGTGATCACCGGCATCATTCATTCGGGCTATGGGCGGGCCATGCAGGCTATTCGGGAGGATGAGACCGCCGCCCGAGCCATGGGGATCGACCCTTTCCGCCACCTCCTGCTGGCCTTTTTGGTCAGCGCCTTTTTTTTGGGGGTGGCTGGCGGCCTGTTAGCCCACCTGATCACGACGATTTCACCAACTTTATTCACCTTTTTTCTGACCTTTAATCTATTGATCATTATTGTCTTTGGCGGTCTGGGGAGTACTACCGGCGCAGTGCTGGCGGCGATAGTACTGACCTGGGGCGGGGAGTGGCTGCGGGTAGTAGAAGAACCGATCCTGATCGGGTGTATACATCTGCCCGGTATTCCAGGCCTGCGGGCGGTAATATTCTCATTTCTGCTTCTGGTGATGATCCTCTTTTTCCGCCGGGGTCTGCTGGGGCGGCAGGAATTTTCCTGGAATTGGCTGCTAGGGCGTCTAAAAATTAAATAACTGGTCAAGAGGCGGGAGGCGCTGCGCTTTGCCGCCCTACGACACTGCAGCAGTTGAGGGGGTAATGGTCTAGAGGAGTATGGATGAGAATTACTTGGGGGACGCAACAATCAGCCTCCCTGCACAGGTTATTTCCATGGTTGGCGGTCGTTTCGCCGATAATGAAAATTACGGAAGTTTTTAACCGGCAACCGGAAAGTTGAAACCGGAAACCTTACCAGTGTCTATTCTGGAGATCAAAGACCTGCAGATGCGCTTTGGCGGGCTGATGGCCCTGGCCGATTTCACCCTTAAGTTGCCGCCGGGGGAACTGCATGGCCTCATCGGTCCCAACGGTGCTGGCAAGACCACGGTTTTCAACCTTCTCAGCGGTTTTTACCGGCCTACCGCCGGGGAGATCATTTTCCAGGGTGCGTCGATCCTCGGTCTGCCGCCGCAGGTCGTAGTGCGACGGGGCATCGCCCGCACCTTCCAGAATATCAAGCTTTTTCAAGAACTTTCGGTACTGGACAACGTCCGGATAGCCTTTCACTGTCGCCGTCGGACTCATCTCTGGCAAGCGGTGCTGCGCCTCCCGTGTTTTCTGGCGGAAGAGAGGTCTTTCCGAGGTCAGTCCATGGAGGTCTTAACGGCATTACAATTAGCTGATGTTGCTGAAGATAAAGCTGGCCAGCTACCTTATGGCCGCCAGCGCCGCCTGGAAATTGCCCGGGCCCTGGCGACGGCTCCCAAATTGCTGCTGTTGGATGAACCGGCGGCGGGGTTGAACCCCCATGAATCTGCCGAGCTCATGGGGCTCCTGCTTGATCTGCAGCAGCGTTATAACCTGTCCATTCTGTTGATTGAACACGACATGAAGTTTTTGATGCCTATCTGCCAACGGCTGACGGTGCTGGACCATGGTTTGATCATTGCTCAGGGTCCGCCAGCCGCGGTGCGGTCCGACCGGCGTGTCATTCAGGCCTATCTGGGGGAGGATGCGGGTGCTTGAGATTGCCAACCTCTCTGTGGCTTACGGTCCTATTCCGGCCCTGGATAATGTCACCCTGGCGGTGGGCACCGGCCGGATTGTGGCTCTCATCGGGGCCAACGGGGCCGGTAAGTCAACGCTGATGCGGACCGTCAGCGGATTGCAGCGCCCGCAGGCGGGGACCATTCTCTTTGCCGGCCAATATATACAAGGGGCCGCGCCGCATGACATCGTGCGTCGGGGGGTGGCTCTCTGTCCGGAGGGACGACGCGTCTTTCCGCACCTGACGGTGAGGGAAAACCTCGTTTTAGGGGGATATCACCGTCCGAAGCGGGAGTTGGAGGGCGATTTAGTTAGGGTCTATCAGCTCTTTCCCCGCCTTGGGGAGCGCCTGAGGCAGAGGGCGGGGGGCCTGAGCGGCGGCGAACAACAGATGCTGGCCTTGGGGCGGGCGCTGATGTCCCGTCCTCGACTACTGTTGTTGGATGAGCCTTCCCTCGGGTTGGCACCGCTCCTCGTGCAGGAAGTTTTTAAAATGCTGGCGCAGATTAACCGCGAGGGAACAACTATGCTGCTGGTAGAGCAGAACGCCGTGGCGGCCCTGCGTCTGGCCCACTATGGCTATCTGCTGGAGAACGGGCGCATTATCTTGGAGGGGCCGAGCAACCGCCTCCTGAATGACCCGATGGTGCAGGCTGCTTATCTGGGTGGTTAATCTCTGGTTCGAAATACTGAACAAGATGAGCCTCTTCCTGACCCTCTTCCCATAAGCTAATCATTACCCACAAATCAGGGTTATAGGGCGGGCCGTGCCCGCCGTCATCAAAGGCCTGCACTTGGAAATATCATCAAGAAGTTATAGGGCGAGCCGTGCCCGCCGTTATCTGATGAAAGAAGATCTGGGCGAACCTGCCTGAGACCACCTCAAGTAACAGAAAAGATAAGGGCTTGGCCTCGGGAAAGCAGGAGGTGAAGGCAAAATAGACCTGGCGGGAGAGATTGTCCAAGGCCTCAGACAGGCCACTCAGGAGAACACCCTGTTTCTCGGGGGGCAGGTCGAAGAGCCGACAGGCCAGGGGGCGGTGCGGGAAGATCAGGCAGCGCTGGCGTTCGTTCAGCGGACATAAGAGGTTAGCTCTCGTGTAGGCCTCAGCCAACCGGTCATCGCCACAATCCTCCATCGTTGACTGCATCTCCTTGGCCATCCGCCTCGCTTCGGCGGCGCGGTGAACGGCATTCTGGCGCTCCACCCGACTCAAAGTGGCGTTGATCATGTGGTTGAGGTAGACCGCTTCAATAAACGGTACAACCACCGGGTTGTAACAGCAGGCTATATGCTCCCGACCGCACCGGGAATGACAGTCTGCCTCAAGCAGATGACGGTCCACTTCTTGCGCGAGCCTCTCGTAGTCGGCAAAAAACGGGAAGAGATCCACCAAATGTTTGGTTTCCAGAGAAGGCTCGCGGATGGTCAGCGGCTTTTCTTTTTTGCCATACTTCCGGATAAACCACCACTGATCAAAATTCGCCGGTTTGGATTTCAGGCCTTTGAGTCTCTTGCCTGCCAGTTTGTGTCCCAGGCCTTTGCGGAGCAGAAAGGCATTTACTACCGTACCGGTGCGGCCGATGCCAAAGCGGCAGTGGATCAATACCTTTTTCCCTAAATAGAGGCACTCATCCAGCCAGTCCAGGGCTTTTTCCAGTTCTTGCAGGTCTGGCGTTTCTTCATCGGGGATAGGAAAATAATATACCTCAAATCCGGCATTGGCCTCAATCCAGTGCAGATCACAGAACTCGGCGCAGAGGTTCATGATGGCGCCGATGCCCTGCCCTTTAAGCTGTTCTAAGGCCTCGTACGACATAGGGGCCTGCCCCACGGCCAGGCTGTTGGTCACCCAATCAATCAGATACGGTTTTACGCTCATAGCCATATGGTAAGTTGGAAAATAAGTTTCTGGTTTTCGGTTTCCGGCCAAAAATTAAGTTCTGCACTGGCGAGAGAATCATATCGTTTTGCCATGCAGCGGCTGTTTTATCAGAAGATCGGTAGCGCAGACCTCCGGGTCTACGCTAAGAGAAATCAGAGGCGTTTATCTACTCCCAGTCGATGCAGTGGACCGGGCAGATGTCGATGGCCTCCTGAATCTTTTCCTCCGACGCCCCTTCCGGATGCATGACCATGGCCCAACCGAGGGATTCGTTGAGGACGAAGACCCCTGGACAGACCTCGGCGCAGGCGCCGCAAAAAATGCAGTCTTCCTCGTGAATGACGGGTGTGCGAGACATATTGTCATCTCTCTGACGCCATAATAGTTTGGGGCATCTTGTCGTGCAGATCCGAGAGGCGGGAGACGCTCTGTCTTCTCGCCCTACGATCTCTTATTTCTGCAATTTTCCTAAAAATCTGGCTGGCGGCGCCGAAAAACACCGTCACGTCCTGGCGTTGGCGTCCCGAGCGTCCCACCCCGAAGCGGGACAGAAAAGGGGTCGAGCGATGCCGGAAGCGATGCCAATCTGCCGGATCGCCGGTGCAGCCGCCGCCCGCCTCTCCGATGAACACGACATACCGCACCGAGGCGCAATGACAGAAGGGAGCGATAGATTGGCCAGGCGGCGGCCAGGCAGACAATACCAGGTCCGGCCAAAAGGCCTCAACCTCGGCAAAGGCGTCTCCGGTCACTACCACAGGATGGCGCGGCAGGCCGCTCTCGAATTCTCCCTGGGCGCAATCGATAGCCTGAAAGTCGATCCCCTGTCGGGATAACCACGGTGCTAAGACTGCTGCCAGGTAGCCCCGGCCGGCCCCGGCCTCCAGGACGCGCCGGACCCGCAAGAGCTGCACAAAACGGCAAAAGGTGCCAACCCATTCCCGCGAGGGGAAAAAATAAATTCCCGTCGTCTGGGACAGGGCAGTTAGGACTGTTTCTTCCTGTTCACCGGGTGGTGCCAGGCGGCGCCAGGTCTCCTCGGTCAACAGACAATCCCACGGGTCCACGCCTGATTCGGGGAGGCGGATGAGGGTGTGGGCGGTCTCTTGAAACCGGCGGCGCTCCCGCCAGGTAGCTTGGGCGGAGCACCATCGGGGGTCCAGAACACTCTGAACCGATGGCATCGGGACTGGTAGCATAGTTAATTTTCGCGTCTGGTGGATCAAATCACAAAAGAAAAATTTTTTCCGGCAGAATATTTCTTTTTAGTCCCGAATGCTGTGTGCTGAGGAGAGACGTTTCATACCTTCCCTGAGAATGCCTTCTTTGACAGGCCGCTCTCCTAGTTCATATCCCGTAGACGGCGGGCGCGGCCCGCCCTATTAAGTAAGTTGCCCGTAGACGGCGGGCGCGGCCGGCCCTATTAAGTAAATTGCCCGTAGACGGCGGGCGCGGCCCGCCCTATTGAGTAAATTGCCAGTAAAATATCGATAATGGGATAGGGCGGCCCATGGCCGCCGCTGATGTTTAACTACCACGGTTCTGTTTTCATATTTCGTGGTGTTCCTCAGAACATGCCGATTTTTATAAAAATAGGGTAAGAGGTAAGAGGTAAGAGGTAAGAGGTGAGAGGTGAGAGGTGAGAGGTGAGGACAATCCCGTGAAAATCGATTGTTTTTATGCTCCGTGGTGATTTTTAAACCTGAAAACTAATATTCTGAGAGCGCGTCGGGCGATGTTGCAGGCGGCCGCGGCGCCCAAGAGATAAAAAAGGCAGGTTGAGGAAATATCGGATAATCTGAGATAAGCAATCAGCCGCAGAACCGAAAATTCCGGCATAAAAAACTATCAACCCGTGCAAGCGGCATGTTATGATTATCAAGTATAATAGATAATTGCCCAAACGAGGAAAGCAACGCCATGACTGAGACATTCCTGCTGCAAGACTGCTATAAACAGTACTCTTATGATCTGGACAAGGTCTGTCCTCCGGAAGAAACTGTGGCCCGGGTGAAGTATCGGTTCAAGCAGCTTAACCTGGACCTGTTGAAAAATACGCTGCGCATCGACAGCGGCCGTTTGGGTATTCCAGTCTACGTCAGCCTCTGTGGCGTCGACGCCGTGCGCACGATCGGAACCCAGAAACAGATGGGCAAAGGTTCCACGCCGGAGCAGGCTGAAGCCAGCGCCCTGATGGAATTAGTGGAGCGCTTCAGCTTTTTTTCTTTCATGCATCAGGCTGATTTCCTCTATGCCACTCCTAACAGTTTAGGACCGGAGTCGGTTTCCTTCAAAACCTTGGCCAGGTCATTGTTTGATGTCAGTGAAGAAGCCGAACAGGTTAAAGCTATCTACCGGGACTGGCCCCTGCATTTTACTTCTGCCGTCAGTCTGACGTATGGCCATCCGGTGTTGCTGCCAATCCACTGGTTTTATCTCATCAATGAATACAACGGTCCGGCGGCTGGAAATACCCTGGAGGAGGCCGTGCTCCAGGGTTTATGTGAAGTGGTGGAGCGGCACGTCGGTTCGGTGATCAGCCATGGGCGGTTGTTTACGCCGGTCATTGATCCGGCCTCGGTACAGGACCCGGCAGCGGTGGAATTGCTGGAAAAATTCCGGCGTCAGGGAATCGTGATACACCTCAGGGATTTTTCCCTCGATACCGGCATCCCCACCGTAGGGGTGCTGGCCTACGATCCGGCTACCTTTCCCGAAGCCAGTGAGATTATCTTTACCGCCGGGACCACGCCTGATCCGGAAAAATCTCTCGTTCGGGCCTTAACCGAAGTGGCGCAATTGGCCGGGGATTTTAACAA is a window from the Desulfobacca acetoxidans DSM 11109 genome containing:
- a CDS encoding ABC transporter ATP-binding protein translates to MSILEIKDLQMRFGGLMALADFTLKLPPGELHGLIGPNGAGKTTVFNLLSGFYRPTAGEIIFQGASILGLPPQVVVRRGIARTFQNIKLFQELSVLDNVRIAFHCRRRTHLWQAVLRLPCFLAEERSFRGQSMEVLTALQLADVAEDKAGQLPYGRQRRLEIARALATAPKLLLLDEPAAGLNPHESAELMGLLLDLQQRYNLSILLIEHDMKFLMPICQRLTVLDHGLIIAQGPPAAVRSDRRVIQAYLGEDAGA
- a CDS encoding phosphatase domain-containing putative toxin, which gives rise to MSVKPYLIDWVTNSLAVGQAPMSYEALEQLKGQGIGAIMNLCAEFCDLHWIEANAGFEVYYFPIPDEETPDLQELEKALDWLDECLYLGKKVLIHCRFGIGRTGTVVNAFLLRKGLGHKLAGKRLKGLKSKPANFDQWWFIRKYGKKEKPLTIREPSLETKHLVDLFPFFADYERLAQEVDRHLLEADCHSRCGREHIACCYNPVVVPFIEAVYLNHMINATLSRVERQNAVHRAAEARRMAKEMQSTMEDCGDDRLAEAYTRANLLCPLNERQRCLIFPHRPLACRLFDLPPEKQGVLLSGLSEALDNLSRQVYFAFTSCFPEAKPLSFLLLEVVSGRFAQIFFHQITAGTARPITS
- a CDS encoding YcaO-like family protein produces the protein MTETFLLQDCYKQYSYDLDKVCPPEETVARVKYRFKQLNLDLLKNTLRIDSGRLGIPVYVSLCGVDAVRTIGTQKQMGKGSTPEQAEASALMELVERFSFFSFMHQADFLYATPNSLGPESVSFKTLARSLFDVSEEAEQVKAIYRDWPLHFTSAVSLTYGHPVLLPIHWFYLINEYNGPAAGNTLEEAVLQGLCEVVERHVGSVISHGRLFTPVIDPASVQDPAAVELLEKFRRQGIVIHLRDFSLDTGIPTVGVLAYDPATFPEASEIIFTAGTTPDPEKSLVRALTEVAQLAGDFNKRTSYRPTLPKYENLTEASYLTAPGPMRPIRSLPQLADDNIKVEIERCVATLTRLGLEVLVVDVTHPQIRIPVVYVIAPGAHFLERTRQTNVIFHLAKLASRYAEPEDAMQALTRLHERFPGRFDVLFFLGLTMDTLGRTAEALSYFAASLQAYPPAHEIASIYVHIGSCRKDLGDYSGAVTALKQAQAANDQLKEVYHLLGFCYFKLKEHQRAVECFEKAIELDPGSGIDYANLGINLRELGFRQEAAHLLQMALDLDPSLDFARLALEKLAE
- a CDS encoding ferredoxin, whose amino-acid sequence is MSRTPVIHEEDCIFCGACAEVCPGVFVLNESLGWAMVMHPEGASEEKIQEAIDICPVHCIDWE
- a CDS encoding ABC transporter ATP-binding protein, which gives rise to MRVLEIANLSVAYGPIPALDNVTLAVGTGRIVALIGANGAGKSTLMRTVSGLQRPQAGTILFAGQYIQGAAPHDIVRRGVALCPEGRRVFPHLTVRENLVLGGYHRPKRELEGDLVRVYQLFPRLGERLRQRAGGLSGGEQQMLALGRALMSRPRLLLLDEPSLGLAPLLVQEVFKMLAQINREGTTMLLVEQNAVAALRLAHYGYLLENGRIILEGPSNRLLNDPMVQAAYLGG
- a CDS encoding branched-chain amino acid ABC transporter permease, with amino-acid sequence MGSNPRRRNLFLTSGTAILLFLLLAGAQTWANDYHIRILNNIAIFITMAVSYNLINGVCGQLHLGPNAFVTLGAYTAALLTLSPAEKQLSFLLSPLIWPLNQFSTSFPVALMAGGLVAVVFAFLTGFPVLRVRGDYLAIVTLGFGEVVRVLANNLQSVTNGPLGLKGLPPFTNLWWTWGTAVMALVVITGIIHSGYGRAMQAIREDETAARAMGIDPFRHLLLAFLVSAFFLGVAGGLLAHLITTISPTLFTFFLTFNLLIIIVFGGLGSTTGAVLAAIVLTWGGEWLRVVEEPILIGCIHLPGIPGLRAVIFSFLLLVMILFFRRGLLGRQEFSWNWLLGRLKIK